Proteins encoded in a region of the Anopheles ziemanni chromosome 2, idAnoZiCoDA_A2_x.2, whole genome shotgun sequence genome:
- the LOC131281829 gene encoding uncharacterized protein LOC131281829 gives MSFPTYSVFRPFAIFAGVFSIFQSLIWIGFAITGIVAYYCEIDFSGQTETMGSLLTLTFFNVYFRGTCVQANIPEIDMSLVNPLNLMPAGDVHAFVWVYLIMHLFWGISSLTLLTNARQKYVRYINIFVYIWIIITMIISVLDLALGILFAIDYDTLVHVLYEYPLGPESLLAPVQVLATAVHVAGIMMVMAFRGWIFWIVNVSLAIFMFTQTFKIYDYNQMRRKTNGASNGGYVPEGDGMRRAPIDAYNMSQQQPRAQTFVQAPVAPSEYRRPLERISERPMELESPVSTQPEWSQQQQQQQRTFEPKPIVIVNRTLEPLASSQPIEPAIEERPDNRPIPPPPPPKNFMNTVVRRDAAAAKVARELNYRNSFNVTNHGLNSVNLRPTGLNLTNPGPPTNDTDLPTPNYSPPMPRVNPFENRPPLRSVLRNSRFQ, from the exons ATGTCATTCCCAACGTACAGTGTGTTCCGGCCGTTCGCCATATTCGCAGGAGTGTTTAGCATA TTTCAATCCCTGATATGGATCGGCTTTGCAATTACCGGTATCGTCGCCTACTACTGCGAAATCGACTTTTCCGGTCAAACGGAAACGATGGGATCGCTACTGACTTTAACGTTCTTCAACGTCTACTTCAGGG GTACTTGCGTGCAGGCGAACATCCCGGAGATAGATATGTCGCTCGTTAATCCATTGAACTTAATGCCGGCCGGTGATGTGCACGCGTTCGTGTGGGTCTATCTTATAATGCATCTGTTTTGGGGCATCAGCTCGCTAACGCTACTCACAA ATGCACGCCAAAAGTATGTGAGATATATAAACATTTTCGTGTACATCTGGATAATCATAACCATGATCATCAGTGTGCTGGATCTCGCCCTGGGCATTCTGTTTGCCATAGACTATGACACCTTGGTG CACGTTTTATATGAGTATCCATTAGGACCAGAGTCGCTATTGGCGCCGGTACAGGTGCTTGCCACCGCAGTGCACGTTGCCGGCAtaatgatggtgatggcgtTCAGAGGATGGATATTCTGGATCGTCAATGTGTCGCTCGCGATCTTCATGTTTACTCAGACGTTCAAGATATACGATTACAATCAGATGCGTCGTAAG ACAAATGGCGCTTCGAATGGAGGGTACGTCCCGGAGGGTGATGGAATGCGACGGGCACCAATTGATGCTTATAATATGAG CCAACAGCAACCAAGGGCCCAAACGTTTGTGCAAGCACCAGTGGCACCATCGGAGTATCGTCGGCCATTGGAGCGTATTAGCGAACGCCCGATGGAGCTTGAGTCACCAGTGTCCACCCAACCCGAGTGGagtcaacagcagcagcagcagcaacgcacGTTCGAACCAAAGCCTATCGTAATCGTCAACCGGACACTCGAGCCGCTGGCAAGCTCGCAACCCATTGAACCTGCTATTGAGGAACGGCCAGACAACCGGCCGATaccgccaccacctccaccaaaGAACTTCATGAACACCGTCGTACGGCGAGATGCAGCGGCGGCGAAAGTAGCACGGGAGCTCAACTACCGCAACAGCTTCAACGTCACCAACCATGGCCTCAATTCGGTGAACCTGCGTCCTACTGGGCTGAATCTTACCAACCCGGGACCTCCGACCAACGATACGGACCTGCCCACACCAAACTACAGTCCGCCGATGCCTCGAGTCAATCCGTTCGAAAACCGTCCACCACTGCGATCGGTACTCCGGAATTCTCGATTCCAGTAG
- the LOC131281748 gene encoding uncharacterized protein LOC131281748: MGFNCTLCGLGPRMTVFVIGTITLVFSVLMAGLATTAIVTYNCEIDMTQSKETYGLYLYYFRSKECGPINLRYLGININQTINLGEPDVTSAVERTYVFAIVAAALHGALAVTTVLLFGTMCVSCLGRGCVVMGFYPWILAMFLVLALDVVGFVVYLIDFINVMDVEGVIELLEFNNTPLVRAALESIDDIYLVAPSLFMWLAFSKGVLFWFMFVIFLAVVLSLAMQLWKENKPAPAYSSQTMQPRQVLHATSPPEDHGEPHPNASRYFDQAPQQQMQPFPNAPPHQQHQQRIYPAIPPPHQLHLPHSEANVRRTVEPLNDARDDGEREASPPYQPPSDQLDPPNAVPLHVKQKVDPYTDKRFSYLPGQPAPFSYLAGPPPGNSPRSSVNAPPEVRNQLPWSYFPAADEMKNANKRLTSTLTEEKEFGAEEKHSLTTGKMSGFPDDRSSVTTDEGKWSGPEYKY; this comes from the exons GTATTCTCGGTGCTAATGGCAGGATTAGCAACGACTGCAATAGTGACGTACAACTGCGAAATCGACATGACGCAGTCCAAAGAAACATACGGCCTATACCTATACTACTTCCGAT CGAAAGAGTGTGGCCCGATCAATCTCCGGTACTTGGGGATTAATATAAACCAAACGATAAACTTGGGCGAACCAGACGTTACTTCAGCGGTGGAACGGACCTACGTGTTTGCCATTGTCGCGGCGGCTCTGCACGGTGCCCTCGCTGTAACGACCGTTTTACTATTTG GCACAATGTGTGTCTCGTGTTTGGGACGAGGCTGTGTGGTGATGGGATTTTATCCCTGGATTCTGGCCATGTTTCTCGTGCTGGCGCTCGATGTCGTCGGCTTTGTGGTGTATTTGATCGATTTCATCAACGTCATG GATGTGGAAGGCGTAATTGAGCTTCTAGAATTTAACAATACACCCCTAGTACGCGCAGCACTTGAAAGTATAGACGACATCTACCTGGTAGCACCATCGCTCTTCATGTGGCTCGCGTTCAGCAAGGGGGTGCTGttttggtttatgtttgtaatCTTCCTGGCGGTGGTCCTAAGCCTCGCGATGCAACtatggaaggaaaataaaccgGCACCGGCATACAGCAGCCAGACGATGCAGCCACGTCAGGTGCTGCATGCGACGAGTCCACCAGAAGATCATGGAGAACCTCATCCGAACGCCTCGCGCTATTTCGACCAAGCACCACAACAACAGATGCAACCATTCCCGAACGCCCCaccgcaccagcagcaccagcaaagGATCTATCCGGCCATACCCCCACCGCATCAACTACACCTACCCCACTCCGAGGCAAACGTGCGGCGTACGGTCGAGCCGTTGAACGATGCCCGAGATGATGGCGAGCGAGAAGCCAGTCCACCGTATCAGCCTCCGAGTGACCAGTTGGATCCCCCGAACGCCGTCCCACTACACGTGAAGCAAAAGGTGGATCCATACACCGACAAGCGCTTCTCGTATCTGCCCGGCCAACCGGCACCATTCTCCTACCTTGCCGGTCCTCCACCCGGAAACAGCCCGCGGAGCTCAGTGAACGCACCACCGGAAGTGCGCAACCAGCTACCGTGGTCATACTTCCCCGCTGCCGACGAGATGAAGAATGCCAACAAGCGACTAACGTCCACCTTGACGGAGGAGAAGGAGTTCGGTGCCGAGGAAAAGCATTCACTGACGACGGGCAAGATGTCCGGATTCCCGGACGATCGGTCCAGTGTCACCACGGACGAAGGAA AATGGAGCGGCCCGGAGTATAAATACTAG